agaaagaagaaatgcgGTAACGAGAACGAGAGATAATGTTGGACGTGAGAAACAACAGGTGCCTGGGCACGTTGCCATCCAAAGGTTCGTAAACCTCCTGGCTGTATTATTTTCTGCATCCTCCAGATCGAATTTCGAAAAGATATTTCGAACGTCCACGAAAGTTTGATTTACTTAAGTTCGTGTACAAATGGGAACAACGAATTTTACACGTTCGAATTATACACGTAGTATCTTTTAGAATATTCTGTACGAATCCTAAACAACCTTTTGCATTGTAATATCGATTGCGTCACGGTTGAGCTCGGTAAACGAAAAATTCtgagtttatttttttttttcgcactGACGCAGCTGATAGAAGAGAAGCATCAAAGCAAAGGGCAAAAAAGGAAGGAACAAAGAAATCGTAGATAACGCTATCGCGAGTGATTACGCATTCCATGTCGCGAATTACCTAGTCGTTAACAATTTCCATAAGATTTGAATGTAAATGCGTTAAAAGCTTCGCGTTAAATATTGTTCGTTCGACCTCCGTCGTGCACAacgtataaatttttatttttaacggaCAGATACCATCCGACTATACGTAGTATATCACCTTGATATAATGCGCAtaatttaatcaacagtttacaAACGAGCGTTGTTGCGTATTGTTCGTAGATTAATCGCGATTTTTGTACACTTTTCATTCAAACTACAAAAGATCGTACGCCGTCTTTTAAGTTACAATCTTCCTTTAAGTTACAAAATTGATTTTTGGTTTTGGACCGCCGTACACTGCCTCGCAAAGAGTTAACTTTCGAATCTTAAATACCGAAAAGGTTAAACGAATTCGTATCAACAGCGACCTCAAGAtaatttgggggggggggggggggggggcaaacaGAAGAGTATAAAGAACATCTTGCTAACAGAAGCGTCTTTTTTTTAACGCGATCGTTTCTCTCATTGTACGatgcacacacttgttggcattTAACTGGGTTACGGATGCAGAACTTGGAATTTCGTTTCTCGACTTCGATACCCGTTCGATACGACATCGAGTCTCGACAACGAAAACGATTTTCTGCAATACGTACTATCTTATCGCGAGAAAAAATTAATCTTTTCCTTTTTCCTTTGGAAATATAGTATTTACTTTCATCGTAAATCTTTTCCCGCGTTATCTTCCcttcgaccgtttctaccgttcGCTTTCGAGCTTCGATCGGGGCTTGAGAACTTATAATATAGCTTTGGACTCTTTAAAGTTAACGTTTTCGAACCCTGGTTTTAATCGGAGATCGTGGTTAATCTCCTGAAATTGAAGAATTACGAGTCCATCGTTCTTGAACTCCGTCGTATGTATCATTTTTCTGTTGTTAAGCAGCGAATTAAGTCCACAAGATTGATACGACCTCAGCGATACATATCTTCAGCGTCGAATGCATTTATTTATCTCGTAAGCCTGAGAACAATTATAAGATTCGTTAACAATATTTGGTATTGCTCGTTTCTATGCACCACGTGCTTCTGGGGTATCGAGGGtaagataaaaatattggaaatcggTTCCCTCTTCCCACGATCGTTCTAACACGCGATATCCCAATGGTAGGCTTAGCAGTGTACACATCCTATCGCTGATACAGAACAGTACCCATCGAGTGTACGCTGAAGCTTCGCGGAGTTGAAAGTGAACGTGCGCGtcccttttaaataaaaatatcagaTACGCTTTAATCTCTATTTATATGCAGATTCGCGGAATATGTTGCAAGAACCGTTGAATATTGTACAGAACAAACGACAGAACGTGAATTATCCTCGACGATTTAACAATATCTTGAActaattttaatgaaacctgatagTATCGCGATCAAAAACATTTCAGGTTTATTATGGATCTGTCTGTTCGCATGGACGATCGCGTCGTGCCACGCGGACGACGTAAACTGTTGTCCTGATGGCACCACGTGGTTGCATTCGATGAACTGTTCCAATTCTACGAGGATCCAGCTCGAATGCCCTCATGGCGCCTACGTGATCGACCCGGTTGATTTCGTGGACGACGACTTCACCGTTGTCACAGAATACAACGTTTCGTGGCTTCAATTCGTCAAACACGACGAGAAAATACCGTCGGACAGGTAAAGGATCAGTTTTCTCCAATCGATGGTTATTCAAGACAGCCGACTTTCGATTTTTCGATTCGATGTGTAACATTTCGCACGGTCGtcttgtaaaagtatagatacgACAGCGATCATTCTGATCTGCGTCACGTTAGTAAGTTTGATAATATAGTCGGTTTCTCTTGTTTCTTCGGGGAAATAACACATGACGTAAAATGTTCCTGGAGGCATATATTAACAGTTAAAATACAccattaataaaataaacttcCTACAGTGTATTCATAAAATTGTTGAGCCATGGACAACATTTATCGAATGCAAACAACTCTTGATTTATGAATATTCGATTCATTAAGTATTTCCTCGAATCGTCGACAGATAATATCGATGAAGAAGTAAAAGAAATTACTGAGAATTTAAATGACTTACATTTTAAAGGAATTAATTATCGAAAGTCATAAGAAATTGTGCTTTAACGAGCTTGTAAACGTTTAATCTTATTATATATTCAGGTTCTGCGTGACGAACCGTGAAAACAGTTCTCAGATCGCTTTGGCGTGCTTCGAGAATGAATACTACAGCGATTCGACGTCCACAGTATGGAAGGAGTTGTTGTTTTGCTCTCTAGCAATTGTATCAGCTGTATTTTTAATTGCTACCCTGGCGGTGTACGTTATACTACCGGAATTAAGGGAGATCCAGGATAAAGCAATGATGGCTGTGGTTACGTCGCTGGCGGTCAGCTACATCGTCCTTTCGATACAGAATTTAAGAACACTGGAAGGAGGAGAGAAAACGATATGTCTTGCTTTAGGTACGAGAATCGATATTtacatattttcttttcttacgTTCTCGAGTTTCATCGACGCCATATTTTGTTTCTGCTAGGATTCCTTTTGTACTTTAGTTTCATGGCGGTTTTCTTCTGGCTGAATATCGTGTCCTTCAATATATGGAGAACAGTCTGGTAAGCAGATCTTTTCAAAATAAATCCGAGTTGGATTAATCCCAATATTTTTCTACAGGTTCAAGAACTTCAAGATCAACGACAAAACTCTTTTCATTATCTACTGTCTCTTCGGTTGGGGTGGATCGATATGTTTCTTAATCACAGTAATGGTCACTCATTACATAAACGGTGAAcatctgaaacctggtttcgggctGTACAGTTGCTGGTTCAGCGGTGAGCTTGACATCAATTAATCCAATTATCTAATCGTCCCTTATCGCAATGCATTCAGATTTCGTTTCGGGGAAAGTTTCATGTCCGATGTTTCGTTTCGCAGGCCCCGAGCAACAATGGGCGTACTTTTACggaccgattactattttgttgACGCTGAACGTTATCTATTTGGGATTAACTGGATGGCGGCTGTGGCATCAGTATCGCGAGTTCACCGGAAGTACATTACGAGCACTTCGATTTAAATGTCTGCTCTATGTAAAGCTGATATTCGTCATGGGCATTACGTGGATCTTCGAAGTGTTATCGTACGCCGAAGGATCTAGAAATAATCTTTggtatttatatatatacatatattttcttatttttaaatcgATATTTACGTAAacgtaataaattaatttctgtttAGGATTGCAACGGACACTCTGAACGCGTTGCAAGGTCTCATAATATTCCTCTTGTTGGTCGTCACGCGTAAACGCGTCAGAAAACTGTTGGCGAAAAAGAGACCTTGCGGGATCGCCTTTCCAAAATCCTGGACCGCCTACGAGGACGAAGAGTGCGAAGATGTGCTTCCCGAAGAAATAGAATTGTCGCAACACGGCTAGTATTTATAGTCTTCATCGTCACTaacgatacacggccgatcaaagAACTATCCTTACTTAAATAATGTAGTCGGAAGAGGCGTGTGCGCGACAGACGTTAGAATTACCTGAATACTCTTACCATTTGCCTAGTCTTTACAATCGTAAGTCGAAATGTCGAACCCTTCCGTGCTATGAGAATCGTTTGCTCATAGTCTCGAACGAATCATCTTGACCATATATTTTAATGTTAACGTTTAAGAATCTCCATGAATGTGAACAAGGTCTAGCAAATATCATTGTATACCAAATTATTTTCCGTCTAACTAAAAAAATTTGCAGCGTGCGCCGACTCGACACGCTCGCAAAACAACTCCGGCGATTCATCGAGATGATTTCGCATAATCGAGTTTCTTTCCCTCTCTACGGATACACGGGCGTTCGTGTTTCAAATCGAGATTTAAAATCTCGTGCGCACGTAGATGTATGTTTATCGTGCCTAGCAAACTTGAGTCGATATCGTTAAGTCTGTTTGTTTAATTCTCAAAAGATCAAATCGAAAAATCGATAAGAACTAAGCGTATTTGCCAGATTATTAAAATTCATCGAAAAGAATGGAAGTTTCCGTTTTAAAAAACTGAGTCGACCAAGGCCTCGTTCGAGcccaacaatttttattttaaatatctttATCGATAACGCCAAGTTCCCtgaatatttcaatttctaTGCAAGTTAAAATTGGTCGGGGAATAAACGGTTGGAGGATCCAGACGCGCAAAAGGTTGGAACGAAGCGACGATGGGAATTACTGGCCCGGAACTGCGCTTCTCGTTTGCGTAGGAACTGTTATGGTGATTAAACGAAGCACAATGTGCGCGAGTAATCGAGCACTCGGTTCAACGAAGAAGCGAGCAAACGAGAACAGTTGAACATGGAACAATACTTTAAGCATCTAATGTGCCCACGCTTCTTTATGAGTAATGCTCGCCACGAGCTTGCAACAGTCACACAATAATGAGAGTGCCTACCATTGTTGGACGCCGCACGAACACAATGCGGGACTATGTGTACGCTGAACGCGTGGAGAAACGTGATCGATACTTTAGTAAGTTGAACGTGTCGCGGTAAGAAACGCGGAAACTTTTTATACGAAACACAACATACGCGTAAAGTGAACTCGTTTGCAATACGagggaatttattttaaattttaaaatgaatGTTATATTTGTTGTTTAGAGGCGTGGAATATTTTAAACGAGAAAAACGAAAATATATGTTTGTACCGTTGTTCAATTCCGACGATAAAACGTGTTTTAAATCGTAACTTATAAGCGACCATGAATTTCATAATTGTTTACTAACCGTTTGATTGTCTGTAAGATGTTTTAATTCCAGCAGATAAGCTGCTGTGTACAAATAAACGTGTATATAAAACAACTAAAAATAGAAGTAAACTAAACGTGTTTGTACGAAACAATAACACGCGTATACTAATCGGATTAAGTTGTAATTAAGCGTTTCATTGCATAAGGCGTCACCGTACATCTGCGGTAGAAGAAATCTATTTTTGCTACAAAGTGGTTAAGCAAGTCTCGCATACCATTCTTCGTTTTAACCCTTTGGGTGCCGCAGACGCTTGTGAGCGTTGAATCGGTGCACTGGACATGACTCAAAAGGTACAAAACTTCCAGAAGAGTCGTTTAGAAAATGCAAGTAATCATTGTAATTTTTAATGACAGTGTACGTACACTGTCGCTCAAAAGTTTGTAGCAGTTTTCGGTTTTCGAAAAAGGAGTACACACGTGTCCAAAAAACTTTTAGGCGATAGTGTATGTGCGTACGAAATTGAAGACAGGAACGAAAAATTCATATTTAACGCGAGTAAACGGTTGCGATCAAAACGATTATGGAAaaaggaataaaaaattaacaccAAGGTGCCAGTTCAAGGATAAACCGATTGCGCCACACGTATCTGCGTACATGTCAAGGGATTCGTGATATGTACATATGCAAATAGGAAATCAGTAATGAATCAGTCGTATAAATCTGCAACGTACTGTAAATATCCGATAAACACGACGTAACGTCATGTTAGTACACGTGAAAGATTATTCTCAATCAAATCCTACTAGTATACAACTCTAAAGATTTAATATT
The Colletes latitarsis isolate SP2378_abdomen chromosome 14, iyColLati1, whole genome shotgun sequence DNA segment above includes these coding regions:
- the LOC143350361 gene encoding G-protein coupled receptor Mth2; its protein translation is MLDVRNNRCLGTLPSKGLLWICLFAWTIASCHADDVNCCPDGTTWLHSMNCSNSTRIQLECPHGAYVIDPVDFVDDDFTVVTEYNVSWLQFVKHDEKIPSDRFCVTNRENSSQIALACFENEYYSDSTSTVWKELLFCSLAIVSAVFLIATLAVYVILPELREIQDKAMMAVVTSLAVSYIVLSIQNLRTLEGGEKTICLALGFLLYFSFMAVFFWLNIVSFNIWRTVWFKNFKINDKTLFIIYCLFGWGGSICFLITVMVTHYINGEHLKPGFGLYSCWFSGPEQQWAYFYGPITILLTLNVIYLGLTGWRLWHQYREFTGSTLRALRFKCLLYVKLIFVMGITWIFEVLSYAEGSRNNLWIATDTLNALQGLIIFLLLVVTRKRVRKLLAKKRPCGIAFPKSWTAYEDEECEDVLPEEIELSQHG